From Deltaproteobacteria bacterium:
CCTACCAGCCCTCGGACGCGGCCAAGAGCGCCCACGCGGCGCGCCACGGCGAAAAGGTCTGACCGGGAATCCAGCGGGCCGGCGGCAAGCATTTATTGCCAGCCGGCCTTTTTTCATACAGTTACGGATACTATCTTTCTTCTCTTTAATGCTGGAGGCGCGCATGACGGAAAAAGAGAGGCCCGGCCACCCGGGAAGGCACCACGGAGGCGCACCGGGCGGCAAGCCGCCCGCGATCGAAGGCATGGACCTTGAAGCCCTCGTGGATGTAAGCGAAAAAGGGGGCCTGAAGGACGGGGTGCGCCAGCGCCTTAACAGGCGCCTTTTCGTACAGCTCAATGTCTTCACCCGCTGCAAGGACGTAAAACCTCTGATAAAATCTATTGAGATGGCCGGTATCGAGGCGGCGCTTTACCTGGACATCCACGACCCGCAGGGCGTGGGCCTCGTCACCATGAGCCCGGACCCGCTATTCTTCGTGACCGGGTTGAGGAATCTCCTGAGCGGCCCCGGTTTCGGAGATCTCGAGCTAAGGCGAGAATATTCGATGCTCGGGCGCACCTACGGGCTCGGGCACGAAGAAGATCTCGAAGACTGGCTCCTTAAAAGGACCAGGCGGGTGGTCCTCAATAGAAACTGGCCTTGGGCGGTCTGGTATCCGCTCCGGAGGACCGGTGAATTCGTCCGGCTCCCGAAGGAGGAGCAGGCGGCCATGCTCATGGAGCACGGCGTAATCGGCAGGGCATTCGGCAAGGCCGACCTGGGCCATGACGTCAGGCTCGTCTCCAACGGGCTCGACCAGAACGACAACGACTTCGTCATCGGGCTCATCGGAAGCGAGCTCCATCCCCTCTCCGCTCTCGTGCAGACGATGAGGGGGACCAGACAGACCTCTACATATATTCAGGAGATGGGGCCCTTTTTCGTGGGGAGGGCCGCATACCAGAGCCCGATGAAGGCGGAATGAATTACCCAGCGCAAGCCGCAGGGCATTAGACCAATAAAGGCAATCTCTAAAAATTAGATTTTTTTCCCGTAATCAAGGAAGGCCGGGAACAAAAAGCCAGCATATATTATAATATGTGAGCATTTTTATTCCCGTAACTACCCAGAACCCGGGGAAAAGATCAATTTTTAGAGGCAGGACGTTCGCACCATGCTCAGGTACAAGGTCGTGGAACTCTCAACAGTGACCGACGAGACTATCGAAGAGGCGCTCAATTCGCTTACTCCCGAAGGCTTCCGGCTCGAGAGCCTCCATTTCGCCATGAGGGATTCCTCGAAGAGGCCGTCCATGGCTTTTCTCCTCTTTACGCGCGAGGAGCCGGAAAAGGGAGCCGCCGAAGGAGGCAACAGTGACTGAGGGATATGTCTGCATGGAAACCGAAACAGTGCCCTTCCAGAAGGCCGAGGCGCTTGAGCGGTTCCTTGCGAAGTTAATAGACCTCCTCATAGCCGGCGCGTTCTTCGCCTTCCCTACGTTTGTCGGGCCGCTCGCGGCCCTGACATACATTCTAATCTCTGATGGAATCAGAGGCGGGCGGAGCCTCGGTAAACGCGTAATCGGGCTCCGGGCCGTCGCGGCGGAGACAGGCGAGCCGTGCGACTTCAAAAGGTCGATCATCCGGAACTCGCCTTTCGCGCTCCTCATTGTCTTCTGGTTCCTGGTCGGCTGGATACCCTATCTCGGAAAACTTCTATTCCTTGCGGCCGCGCTCGTCGTCGGCGCATTCGAGCTGGTCCTAGTATATACCGACGAACGTGGGGCGAGGTTCGGTGACAGGGTGGCTGGGACGGTGGTGACCGCCTCGAAAAAATAGGGCCTGCGTCAAATCCCTCTCTTATCGATTGAACAACCCGGCGAGATTAAGCCATGTAGGGCGCGCTGTGCGCGCCATGAAAATTGTCATCCTGAGCGAAGCGAAGGATAAAAAGATTCCTATCTCGCCCCTCCTGGCTCGACATTTCGGAATGCCTCGCCCTTAAGGGGCGAGGCATTCAATTTCTGCCCTGCAAAATTGTCGGCCTCTGGCGCTCCCTAAGAATGATTGGTGCGCATAGCTCACCCTACACGGTTTTGTTTTGTTTTGTTTTGTTTTTCAGAACAATCCCGGGCATAAGGCGGAGCGAACATAGGGATGGGGGAAGGGCGGGCGAGGCGGGGCTGCAGGAGCGAGGCCCCGTAGCGGGCCGAGCGACATAAGGGCCTAGCCCGGAGGATGGTGGCGGAACGAGAGCGGAGCCTTATGCCGAAAAGCGCGGCAGCTCGTAAATGGCTTTTTGTTCGAAGTGTTTCCGTGATAATTATCCGTTAGCCTTTGCATACCGATCAACCGCCACAATGCTGCAGCTCCCGTCTTTTTCGTTATATACAATGACTGCGAGCCCCTTTTCGAGCTGCCGCCTCACCTGAATGGTCTTCTCTTCGAGCGTATAGGAGCCCGGACCGTAGTCGGTGCCTTCCCTTGTCACGAACTCCTCTATAAGCCCGGTAAGCGCGTCGTCCGTAAGGAGATGATATGGTATCTCCATCCCTTTCCTTCCGATTTGATTCAGCTTAACTCTTCCAGCTCTTCAGGCTGAACTCGCCTTTTTCGTAGACGAGGTAGGTGCCCCTGAAGGCCCAGCTCCCTGGGTTCGCGTAGACGCCCTTTCTCCCGCCGGATTCGATTGTATGCACGCCGGGCTCGTGGGAATGGCCGAGGACCACGGCGTCAAACCCGCCCGCAATCTCCTCAATTGCGAATCTTTTGAGTCTCGCCTCGGTTATGTTTTCTGATGAGCCGTACCGGAGGGCGTTCCCCCTGCTCTTTCTTGAGAGCATCCCTGCTATGGCCCATACGCCACGGGGTGTCGCCGCAATCGCGGTGGCCCTGAAAAGAGGGCTTCGGAGGTAAGCCCTCCAGAGCCTGTATCCCGCAGTCATGGAGACCGTGTCCCCGTGGCCTACGAGGAACCTTTTCCCGTCCATTGCCATCTCTTCCATGCCGGGATAGACCTTTGCCCCGAGTTCATTCGTAAAGAAAGGGCCCATGGAGAAGTCGTGGTTGCCTTCGAAGTATATGATGCCGACCCCGCGCTCCCGGAGACGGAGCAGGGCTTCGAGGACCGGCTTATAGACCCTCTCGGCCACTCTGTTCGAGCCGGTCCAGAAATCGAAGAGGTCGCCGAGGACCGCGAGCCTTTCCGCTTCGACGGAATCCAGAAACCTTACGAGGCTTGCCTGGTGCGGGTCGCCTTCGCCCTTCAGATGGGCGTCGGCCACAAAGACCGTCTTCATCTTATCCTGAGCGCCTTAATAGCGGCCGCTTCCATTACTTTTACAGGGGCCTTTTTGCCGGTCCAGAGCTCGAAGCCTATCGCGCCCTGGCGGACCAGCATCCCGAGTCCTGTGTGCGTCTTAAGGCCTCGTTTCTCAGCCCCTTTTATGAGTCCGGTCCTTAACGGCCTGTATACGATATCCGAGACGACTGCCCTGGCCGGGAGGGCTCCAATGGGAAGGTCGAGCTCGCCCTTCCCCATCATGCCGGTCGATGTGGTGTTTACAACGAGGTCGGCCTTCAGGAAGTGCTCGAAAAGGGAGTCCTTATCAAGCGGGACTGCCATTATGTCGGTCGAGTCGAACTTCCGGGCGAAGCTCCTGGCAAGCACCTCCGCCCTCTTAAGCGTCCTGTTGGCTATAACGACTGAAACGGGCTTGGCTGCGAGTATCGAATAAAGTATGCTTCTCGCCGCGCCGCCTGCTCCTATGATGACGGCCCTTTTCCGCGCCGCCCTGAAGCCTGTCTCGTCTCTGAGGCTCAAGAGATAGCCCGCTCCGTCGGTATTGTAGCCTATGAGCTTCCCGCCCTTATTGACGATTGTATTCACAGCGCCCAGGTCCATGGCGTGCGGCTCGATTTCGTCGAGGTACTTAAGCACCTTCTCCTTGTGGGGGATGGTGACGTTCACGCCCAAAAGTCCGAGGGCCCTTATCGACTCGACAGCGGCCCTTAGCTCGCCAGAAGGAGCGGACCTCACATGGAACGGCACATAGAGCGCGTTAAGCCCGAGCGCGTTGAAAGCGGCATTGTGCATGGTCGGGGAGAGGGTGTGGCCTATGGGGTCGCCGAAGATCCCCGCTATTTTCGTATTGCCGTTTATCTTCATCCCTTCACCTTGAGCTTAGTATCCTTTCCGCCCTTTCCGCATCCATCCTTATCCGGCGCGCAAGGGCCTCGCTTGACGCGAACGCCTTCTCGCCCCTGAGCCTTCTTACGAACTCCACCTCGATATCTTTACCATAGATGTCGTCCCGGAATCCAAGTATATGGGCCTCGATGCATCGCTTTTTCCCGCCGAATGTCGGGGCAGTCCCTACGTTGACCACGGCCATCCGCCTCTTTCCCTCGACGACGGCGTAGGCAGCGTATACCCCGTCAGCGGGAAGAAGCTCGCTTTTGGCTTCCAGATTGGCAGTGGGGAAGCCTATCTCCTTGCCCCGGTCCATGCCCCGCACAACCCTGCCCCTTACGGAGAAGGGCCGGCCGAGCAGCCTTCCTGCCTCGCCCACCCTGCCCTCGCCAACAAGCCTTCTTATGCGGGAGCTGCTGACCACTTCCCCGCCCTTCCGGTATGCCGGTATGGCACGGACGCTGAAGCCGAGCTCGCGGCCCAGCTCCTCAAGGTACGCGACCGTCCCCGCCTTCCCTTTCCCGAAGGAGAAGTCGTGTCCCACCCAGACCTCTTTCACTCCGAGCGGGATAAGCTCCTCCATGACGAACTCCACCGGGTGCTTTGCGGCGAACTCCTTGGTGAACCTCGCGATAATCATGTAGTCGATTCCGAAAGACTCGACGAGCTCGGCCTTTTTTGCCGGGTTCAGAATGAGGGGAGGGCTCTTCTCAGGGGCAATCACTTTAAGCGGGTGCGGTTCGAAGGTATAGACGACCGAAGGGCAGCCGAGCTTCCTGGCCCTTTCCCTTACCTTCTTAAGTATCTGCTGGTGCCCCAGGTGGAGGCCGTCGAAATTGCCGAGCGTAAGGACCGGGTTGCCGTCCTTTTTTTTCAGTCTTCTCGAATTGCGGAATATCTGCATAGGATTGGGCAAGCTCTAAAAATTTGAGATTTTTCCCGCAATCAAGGAAGGGCGGGAATAAAAAGCGGAGCATATATGACAATATGTGAGCATTTTTATTAACGCCCTGACGCAGAGTCCGGGGAAAAGATCAATTTTTAGAGCTTGCCTGACAGTTCAGAACTTCCCTGACCTCAATATCTGGACGGCCAGCCAGAAGCCGAGGACCGAGGCGATGACGAACCCGAGTATGCCCAGGGCCGGGAGCCCCAGGAACTTGGGCGCCGCTTCGGCCGCGATCACGAGCGAGGAGCCTATGATGAGGGCGGCGATGATGACCGCAAAGGTGAGCCGGTTCGAGGACCTGTCCACCTCGCCCATGAAGTCCTCGAGGCCCTTGTGGAGGAACTCTATCCTCAATCTATCGTCCAGCACCTTTTTCATAAGCCTGCCTGCCTGAGAGGGGAATTCGGCCGCGAGGTCCTTGTAGTCCGACGCGGTCGAGAGCGCGGATTCCGCAATCGACTTCGGGCTCATCCTTTCTATAAAAAGTCTCCTGGCGTACGGCTCGCTCTCGTCAAGGATGTTCACGTCCGGGTAAAGGACGCGCGCGAGCCCTTCGAGCTCTATTATACACTTATCGAAAAGCAGGAGCTCCCTCGGGAGCCTTATCTCGTGGCGCGCAGCCAGCCTTATGTAGTCGAGGAGGAGCTCCCCTATCTTTACATATTTGAGCGGCCTCCCGAAATACTGGAGGATTATATCATGATATTCCATCTCGAATGCGGTCTTGTCGATTGCCTCTGGCAGTATTCCCATCCTCTGGTATACCTTCACTGTGGACTCGATGTCCTGGGTCGCAATGCCGATGAGGATGTCCGCCAGGTTCTGCTTCATCTCCGGCCCGATCCTGCCGACTATGCCGAAGTCCACGAGCGCAATGCTGTCCTTCGAGAGGACGAATATGTTCCCGGAATGCAGGTCGCCGTGGAAGAGGCCGAACTCGAAGACCTGCTTGAAGAATATGTCCGCTATGAGGTGGGCTACGGCTTCCGTGTCTATGCCCTCATCCTTGAGCCTCTTTACCTGGTCGACCTTTATGCCCCTGACGCGCTCCATAGTGAGAACGCCCCTGCCGGTGAGCTCCCAGTAGACCTTCGGCACCTTGACCCTCGGGTCGCCGGAGAAGTTCTCCCTGAACCTCTCCATGTAACTGGCCTCGAGGCTGAAGTCCATCTCCCTCCTTATGACCCTCGAGAACTCCTCGACCATCCCTACCGGGTCGTAAAGCCTGCTCTCCGGGATGTACTTCAAAGCCAGTCGCGCCATGTACTTGAGTATGGCTATGTCGGTGTTTATGACCTCCTCGATGCCGGGCCTCTTAACCTTTACGACCACCTCGTCGCCGTCCCGGGTGATTGCCCTGTGGACCTGGGCTATGGAGGCGGCGGCGACCGGGGCCTCGTCAATCGAGGAGAAGACCTCGGTAACCTGGCGGCCGAACTCTGCCTCGATGACCTTCCGTATTTCGCTGAAAGGGAGCGGGCTTACCGAGTCCTGGAGCTTCAGGAACTCGATTATGTATTCGTGCGGGACGACGTCGGGCCTCGTAGAGAGTATCTGGCCGAACTTTATGAAGGTGGGGCCGAGCTCTTCCATCGCGAGGCGCGCCCTCACGGGCTCGGTAAGCCGGTCCTTCCTCCTTTTACCGGCGAACCTGAGGGGTATGGATACGAGCCTTGCAAGGCGGAGCCTTTCCATAAGTGGATAGAAGCCGTGGCGCACGAGCACGCTCGCGATCTCGCGGAGCCTCCGCGCGCTCTTGTAGGCGACATGGACCCTCAAAGGAGTCATTTCCGCCCCTTTCTTCCGGGCCTTGCGGGCCGCTCCTCGTTAAGGACGAGCTCTATCCTCCGCCTTTCAAGGTCGACTGCAGCGACCTTGACCGTGACCTCGTCGGCAAGCCTGAACGCCCTCTTCGTCCTCTCGCCCACGAGGGCGTGCCGCTTCTCGTCATGTATATAGTAGTCGTCCGTGAGCATGGAGACGTGCACGAGACCCTCTACGAACCAGTCCTTCAGCTCCACGAAAAAACCGAAGCTCGTAACTCCGGAGATCAGCCCTTCATAGACCTCTCCGACCTTGTCCTTCATGAACTGGCACTTCTTCAAGTCCGCTATCTCCCTCTCGGCCTCCATGGCCTTCCTCTCCCTTGCCGAGGTGTGCCCGGCCGCTGCCGGGAGGTACGCCTCCATCCGCTCCCTTGTCTCTGCCCCGTATTTCTTCTTAAGGAGAAGTTTGAGGAGCCTGTGGACGATGAGGTCCGGGTACCTCCTTATGGGCGAGGTGAAGTGCGTATAATCGTCGAAGGCGAGCCCGAAGTGGCCCGCGTTCTCCTCGGAATAGACCGCCTGCTTCATCGAACGCAGAAGCACATGATTCACTAATTTTTCCTCGGGCCTCCCCTCGACCCTCTCAAGCACGGCCTGGAAAGACTTCGGACCCTCGGGGCTGAAGCGTATGCCGAAGGCCGAAAGGAACTCCTTGAAGTCCGCGATAGAATCCTCGCTCGGCTCCTCATGAATTCTATAGAGGAACGGAAGGGCCCGGCGGGAGAACTCCTCGGCAACCGCCCTGTTGGCGGCGAGCATGAACTCTTCTATTAGCCTGTGCGCGATGTTCCTCTCGGATTTGACTATGTCCTCGACCCTGCCCTCGATATCTATAATTATCTGCGGCTCCGGGAGGTCGAAGTCTATCGAGCCCTTCTCGGCCCGCCTCTCCCTCAACTTTTCCGCGAGCACGGCCATGAGCTTAAGGTCCGGGACTATATGCGCGTATCGCGTTGAGAGCGCCGGGTCCTCGTCCAGTATGAGCTTCTTCACGTCCGTGTAGGTCATCCGCTCGACGCTCCGGATTACGCTCTCGTAGAACTTCTTCCCGACCGGCACGCCAGTTTCGTCGAACTCGAGCTCCGCCGTCATGGTCAGCCGGTCGACCCGCGGGTTGAGGCTGCATATGCCGTTCGAGAGGGCCTCGGGGAGCATGGGGATGGCCCTGTCAGGGAAGTATACGCTCGTGCTCCTTGCGTATCCCTCTTTGTCTATCTCGGTCCCCTCCGCTACGTAATGGCTCACGTCCGCTATGGAGACCCAGAGCCTGTAGCCGCGGGGGGTCTTCTCTATAGAGACCGCATCGTCAAAGTCCCTGGCCGTCTCGCCGTCGATCGTAAAGACGCTCCGTTCGCGAAGGTCCGTCCTGCCCCGTATCTCCCTCGCTAAGACGTCTTTTGGGACGGACTTGACCTCGTGCATGACCACAGCCGGGAACCTGTTCGAGAGCCCGTATTTACGGAGTATCACGTCCGCTTCCACGTCCGGGTCGTCAGGGTCGCCGAGCACCTCGATGATTTTTGCCGTTGCGGCCATCTCCCTCGCGGGCCAGCGGGTTATCTCGGCTGAGACAATCCTTCCGTGGGGCGCGTCCGCGGCCTCCTTGAGAGGCACTATTATCTGGTTGGTTATCCGCTCATCCGACGGGATTACCACGCCGAAGCCCCTCGCGAGCTCGAATCTCCCGACTATGGTCTTATGCGCCCTCGAGGTTATCCGTATTATCGAGCCTTCGCGCTTTCCGCCGCGCTTGGTCCCTTCCACCCTCGCGACGACGGTGTCGCCGTGCATGGCGCCTGAGAGCTTACGGCTGCTGATAAAGACATCCCCCTCTTCGCGCCCTTCCTCCGGGACCACGAACCCGTAACCGTCCGGATGACATGTAAGCTCGCCGGTTACGAGGTTCATCTTAGAGGGCAGGCCGAACCTTCCGCCCCTGGTCTTTACGAGGAGCCCTTCGGAGACGAGCGCCTTTACAACGCGCTTAAACCTGTCCCTCTCGGCCCTCGGGACCCCGAAGGCATGGATAAGCTCTCTCAGGGTCAGGGGGCCGGGAGAGGCCTCCTCCATGAACCGGAGCACGATATTACGCGGGTCTTCCCTCTTGTTATTCTTCATAGTCGACTACCGCGACCGATTCCCTTACAGACGCGATGTACTCCGCCACTTTTACGTGCTCGGGGTGCGCCTGGTAGGCTTCGAGGTCCTGGAGGCTATCGAGCCGCACGGTCAAGGCTATGTCGTAGGAGCGGCCGGACCTCAATACGTCCACCCCTACTTCTATTTTCCTTACGACCGGCACCTTGCCTTCGAGCCCCCTCAGGATTTCAGCCGCCCGTTCTATGGAGCCTGGCGACCTGTCCTTGAGCTTGAAGAGCACTACATGGACGACCACTTTTCACCTCTCAATACGGGACCGGCCCAAATGCCTTTGCAGAGTAGCGCAAAGAATGCGCAGGCATTGCGGGCGGTCCCCGATATTAGATTATATCCGCTACTCGCCTTGCGGGCGAATCCATGGAATGTAAAAGGAATTGGACTGCCCGATGCCGGGCGGTCTGGAGGAACACTCTTCGGCTGGTCTTGTCGATTACGGATTGCCGTCACCCACAGTGCTGTATGGAATCGGTCAGGCCTACTTCGGGACCTTCTCCCAGTCCTTCAGGAACCTCTCTATCCCTGAGTCGGTGAGCGGGTGCTTTGAGAGCTGCTCAAGCACCTTGAACGGTATGGTAGCCACATGGGCGCCCATGACCGCGCTCTCGAGGACATGCACCGGGTGCCTGATGCTCGCGGCTATCACCTCTGTGGTGAACCCGTAGTTCGAGTATATTTCGAGTATCTGGGCGATGAGGTCCATGCCCACATGCGAGATGTCGTCGAGCCTTCCTATGAAGGGGCTCACGTATGTGGCGCCCGCCTTGGCGGCCATCAGGGCCTGGACCGGCGAGAAGACGAGGGTCACGTTTGTCTTGATGCCATCCTTGCTTACGGCCTTTACTGCCTTAAGCCCTTCGAGGGTCATGGGCACCTTGACGACCACGTTTTTGTGTATCTTTGAAAGCTCTCTGGCCTCGGATATCATCCCGGAGGCGTCAAGGGATACGGCCTCGGCGCTTACAGGGCCGTCGATTATGGAGCAAATCTCCCGTATCCGCTCCCTGAAGTCGCATTTCTCCTTTGCGACAAGCGATGGGTTGGTCGTCACCCCGTCTATGAGGCCCCACTCGTCCGCCGTCCGTATTTCCTCCAAATTGGCCGTATCTATAAAGAACTTCATCAAAAACTCCCTTGACTAAAGTTTTCCGCTGTGCGAAGATTTCGAATTGTCGAGAGACTATGTTTAGGCATTGCCCGGTTTTTAAAGCCGAATGATAGCCCGAAACAGGGCTTCATTTCAAGGCTTAATTGGCGACAACCGGGAGCGTCTTAACATGCCGAAGTGGCGGAATTGGCAGACGCGCAAGATTCAGGTTCTTGTGGGTGAAAGCCTGTGGGGGTTCGAGTCCCCCCTTCGGCACCAAAAATTAAAGAAACGATGCGGGGGAAGCTCCCCCTCGGATTGGATTCGCCCGACTCGAACAGCGTCCGAGCGCCGACCGGAGGGAGGATGAGGCGTTCCGGGAGGAACGCCGGAAGCTCGGACGCGCGGGTCAGAGCGAGATGCGGGAGCATCGAGCGGCGACCTTCGAGTCCCCCCTTCGGCACCAGTTGATTTAATAAAGGCGGGACGAGAACAGTTTCCGAGCGCCGATTAAAAAAAACGATTTAGCTGAAAAGTAGTTAGAAACTGGAGACAGGCCCTATCCCCCTTCTTTCTAACAGGCGGAAAAACACGAAATTGCTCAGGCTGTTCAAAAAGCTCCAGATGCGAAGCCCCATTAGGAACAGTGGAGCGAGGAATGAGGCGTATTTTTGTATGCGCCGGAGTTAGAGCGACGCAGACAACGAAGCAGATGGACTTTTTCGGCAGCCTGCTAAAAGAACCACTGCGAGGAATCTGCACCCCGTCATGACAGAACGCCTCCGCCAACGGGACCCTGCCCGCGCCAATGGTGCCTAATAAGAAAATACTTATAATAATCCCGGCCTTTAACGAGGAGGCTTCCATTGGAGGCGTAATCGCCCTCATCCGGAAGCACGCGCCCGGGGCCGACATAGTAGTCGTGAACGACGGCTCTACTGACCGCACGGGCGCGATCGCGGAAGGGCTAGGCGTGACTGTCCTAAATCACATATACAACCTGGGCATCGGCGCCACCATGCAGACCGGGTACAAGTATGCCCTCCGGCGCGGGTACGATATCGCGGTGCAGGTTGATGGCGACGGCCAGCACCCGGCCGACCAGATAATCGACCTGGTCAGGCCGGTGGCCGAGGGAAGGGCGGACATGGTCGTTGGCTCGAGATTCCTGGGCATGGGCGAATACAGGCCGTCGATTGCCAGAAGCGCCGGTATGGTCTTTTTCTCCAGGCTCGTTTCGGCCATAATCAGGGAGCGCATGACCGATACCACTTCCGGGTTCAGGGCGGCCGGCAGGAGCTGTATCGAGTTCTTCAGCTCCCGGTATCCTGACGATTACCCGGAAGTGGAGGCGCTGGTGCTCCTCCATAAAAAAGGCTTCCGGATAATGGAGGTCCCGGTTGAAATGACCAAGAGGGCCGGCGGTCGCTCCTCGATAACCCCAATGAAGTCCGTCTATTACATGGCCAAGGTCCTTCTGGCCATCCTGGTGGACCTCATGAAGAGGACTTAGGCCCGAAGGAGAGGCTTCATGTACCTTGTCCAGATAGTCGCGATACTCGGGTCGGTGCTGCTCTTCGGCATAGTCATAGATTTCATCAGGCGGGGGCTTCTCAAAGAGAAATACTCCGTGCTCTGGCTGGCGGCAGCCATAATAATCCTGGCCCTCTCCCTTAAAAAAGAGCTCCTTGACACCTTCGCTGAAAAAATCGGGGTCGCCTATCCCCCGTCGCTTCTTTTCCTTGTGGCCTTTCTATTCGTGCTCCTCATAAACCTCCACTTCTCGGTCGTAATCTCTATCTTTCATGAAAAGAACAAGGTCTTGAGCCAGGAGCTTACTCTCATAAAGAACGCGCTCAAGGAATCCGGCATAGACCTTTCCGGCAAGGGGAAGGCCAAGGGACCGGGGCTCCCGGATGATTAGGCTCTTTTCGCACCGCTGGTTCAGCCCGGCCTTCATTATCTTCATGGCCCTCCTCACTCTTGCCGCGTATTCCAACTCGTTCCGCGCGCCGCTTCTGTTCGACGACTCCCAGACGCTTGACAACCTGCTGCTCCGGGACCTCGGCAATTTCTGGCTCATAGTCGAGAATACAAGGGGGCTTACCCAGTTCACTTTTGCGCTCAACTACGCGGTGGGCGGGTTTGAGGTCTGGGGCTATCACGCGGTGAACCTGGCAGTTCACGTCCTTAACTCGTTTCTGGCCTACTTCCTCCTCCTTGCCACGTTCAGGCTGGCCAATGTGGACGTGCCGGACTCCAGGAGGCTCGCCGCGTTCTCGGCCCTTTTATTCGCCGTGCACCCGGTACAGACCCAGGCGGTCACATATATAGTGCAGCGGATGGAGTCCCTCTCTGCAGGCTTCTATCTACTTTCAGTCCTGCTATTCGCCCGGGCCGCCTCCTCTTCCGCCCCTGTGAGAAAGGCGTTTATGTACGCGGGTGTTGCTGCCTCCTATTTCCTTGCCTTCGTCTCCAAGGAGGTCGCCTATACCCTGCCTGCCATCATCCTTCTTTATGACATCTGCTTTATAGCGAAGGGGAGGTGCCGTGAGATGCTGTCGAGGTGGCCGGTATACTGCCTCCTTGCCGCCCTCTTCGCCTATTTCACGGTGACGACCGTAGCGCCGCTCGGCGGATTAAGCCGTCCGAAGAAGGTAAGCGCGATCGAGGCCTCGGAAAGGCATGCCGCCGCACTGCCCCTGCGTGTCCTCAAAATCGTAAGCGCCCCGTCGTTCCTTACGGCACCGGAGGCGAACGCGGAAGAGGCAGGCGCGCCCTTGTCGCAAGACAGGGCGCAGGATGCGGGGGAAAAGAGCAAATACGGCGATTCAGCCGGGTTCGGGCTCTCCGGGGTGAGCCCGAAAGAATACCTCTATACGCAGTTCAATGCCATCGTATACTATATCGCCCTCCTTACGGTGCCCGTGAACCAGAATATCGACTACGATTTCCCTTGGGCCAGTGAGTTACTTAAGGCACCGTCAGTTCCGCCCGGAACAATCCTCAACATACCCGTCCTTCCGCCGGCTGCATCACTTATTATATTGCTG
This genomic window contains:
- the rnr gene encoding ribonuclease R translates to MKNNKREDPRNIVLRFMEEASPGPLTLRELIHAFGVPRAERDRFKRVVKALVSEGLLVKTRGGRFGLPSKMNLVTGELTCHPDGYGFVVPEEGREEGDVFISSRKLSGAMHGDTVVARVEGTKRGGKREGSIIRITSRAHKTIVGRFELARGFGVVIPSDERITNQIIVPLKEAADAPHGRIVSAEITRWPAREMAATAKIIEVLGDPDDPDVEADVILRKYGLSNRFPAVVMHEVKSVPKDVLAREIRGRTDLRERSVFTIDGETARDFDDAVSIEKTPRGYRLWVSIADVSHYVAEGTEIDKEGYARSTSVYFPDRAIPMLPEALSNGICSLNPRVDRLTMTAELEFDETGVPVGKKFYESVIRSVERMTYTDVKKLILDEDPALSTRYAHIVPDLKLMAVLAEKLRERRAEKGSIDFDLPEPQIIIDIEGRVEDIVKSERNIAHRLIEEFMLAANRAVAEEFSRRALPFLYRIHEEPSEDSIADFKEFLSAFGIRFSPEGPKSFQAVLERVEGRPEEKLVNHVLLRSMKQAVYSEENAGHFGLAFDDYTHFTSPIRRYPDLIVHRLLKLLLKKKYGAETRERMEAYLPAAAGHTSARERKAMEAEREIADLKKCQFMKDKVGEVYEGLISGVTSFGFFVELKDWFVEGLVHVSMLTDDYYIHDEKRHALVGERTKRAFRLADEVTVKVAAVDLERRRIELVLNEERPARPGRKGRK
- a CDS encoding Dabb family protein — translated: MVVHVVLFKLKDRSPGSIERAAEILRGLEGKVPVVRKIEVGVDVLRSGRSYDIALTVRLDSLQDLEAYQAHPEHVKVAEYIASVRESVAVVDYEE
- the fsa gene encoding fructose-6-phosphate aldolase; this translates as MKFFIDTANLEEIRTADEWGLIDGVTTNPSLVAKEKCDFRERIREICSIIDGPVSAEAVSLDASGMISEARELSKIHKNVVVKVPMTLEGLKAVKAVSKDGIKTNVTLVFSPVQALMAAKAGATYVSPFIGRLDDISHVGMDLIAQILEIYSNYGFTTEVIAASIRHPVHVLESAVMGAHVATIPFKVLEQLSKHPLTDSGIERFLKDWEKVPK
- a CDS encoding glycosyltransferase family 2 protein encodes the protein MVPNKKILIIIPAFNEEASIGGVIALIRKHAPGADIVVVNDGSTDRTGAIAEGLGVTVLNHIYNLGIGATMQTGYKYALRRGYDIAVQVDGDGQHPADQIIDLVRPVAEGRADMVVGSRFLGMGEYRPSIARSAGMVFFSRLVSAIIRERMTDTTSGFRAAGRSCIEFFSSRYPDDYPEVEALVLLHKKGFRIMEVPVEMTKRAGGRSSITPMKSVYYMAKVLLAILVDLMKRT
- a CDS encoding DUF2304 domain-containing protein, translating into MYLVQIVAILGSVLLFGIVIDFIRRGLLKEKYSVLWLAAAIIILALSLKKELLDTFAEKIGVAYPPSLLFLVAFLFVLLINLHFSVVISIFHEKNKVLSQELTLIKNALKESGIDLSGKGKAKGPGLPDD